The nucleotide window AGAGGCTGCACACAGCCTACTTGTAGTCATCAGCTGCCCTGGTTATTATGGACTAATTTACAAaccttttattattgttattataattatacatTGTTGTAAATCACTTGTTGAGACTTCACATCCGATGTATTTCCTCCATGTCAAGTTTAATGTTGACTATATCATCATGGACAAAATGTTTGAAGttataatacaatattattCTGTGTCTCCTCGATGTTTTTGCAGTGATACAACTTCCTCTCGATGCAGGCACAATGCTGGCGCATACTGTCGCACTTTTTAGGGAAATGAGACCCCAACGTAAACCATGTTAACCCCAGCCACACATAggcctacatacacacacatacatatacacacacacagtcatacacacactacAAAGGGAAGCGTCTAAAGTCACGGGAACAAGTGACATAAAAACACGAAGTGTAATATTTTGCAACATGAGTATCATTCCAATAAAGTTTTACTTGTAAAATTCTACTGAACTTGTGTGTCCTTCctgaatgtgttgtgttgtgaatTATTAGTGAGTAAATGATGAGATACTTTGCATTTCGTCGGTGGTGGAGGGCTGTAGCCTAGAGGTCAGACATCCATCATTGCCGCCTGATGCGGAATGGAGCCGTCATCCACCCATCTGTTGACCGTCCGGCTCCATCTGAATCACCGTAACACCTTTAAACACGACATGCAACAACTCCGCCGCCTCCTGTGCGTGCTGCTCGCTGCTTTCTCTTTGTGTAAACATCAGATATAAACTGCGGGTTGATCTGATCTCGACTGCGAACAAAGAACGTGTCTCTGATGCGCCAACGCGAACCAATTCCACCTTAAATGCCATTCGCGTCTGTGGCGGGGACCCAGGCGCCATCTTCGGTCCACCTTAAGCGCACAATGTGGCCAACAAACGCAAGCGTACCAGCCAGGCTTCCGTCCTCATTCTCCAGCCGGGGATCGCACTCTGGCTTCCCAGCTTTTTGACACAGCGTCACTTGTGAAACAACagaaggggagagaaaaaaaagacgcaCTCGGGCCAAACCCCATCTGCACCAACAGGAGAAGATGTCCGAGCCCAATAAGTACCGAGAGTGGATCTTGGAAACCATCGACTCTCTCCGCTCGAGGAAAGCTCGTCCGGATCTCGAGAGGATTTGTCGAATGGTCCGGAGACGACACGGGTCAGACCCGGACCGAACCAGGACAGAACTGGAAAAACTGATTCAAGAGCAGACTGTGCTCAAAGTTAGCTACAAAGGGTCCATATCGTACCGAAACGCGGCGAAGGTGCAGAGGAAAAGCAGAAAGAAGACTGAGTTTACGGCCGCTggcagcagcggcggcggcaGCACGACCAAACAAGACCATCTGAACAACAACGGCGACAGTGCGCACAGCTTCACCGACCAGGAGGAGGACTCTGAGCCAAGCCCAGATCCCCACACTCAAACATCAGccaacaccaccatcaccaccgaCAAGAAGCTCAAGCCTGCCTCAAGCCCGAGTAGCGGAAACGTGAGTCTCAGTTGTGGCGCAACAATCGGGAGCGGCTGTAAAGAGGAGAAAGCAAGTGCATCGAGAGACAAGGGATTGGGACACCAGGGAGCGGGGGGCTGCCCGTCGCCCTGTCACGGCCACAGAACAAGCGCGCACGACGGCGGGGATGCCGGCGGGACAACCCCGAGCAGAGGCGATGCAGTTCAGGGAGGAAAGCAGCCAGGTTTGTCCGGAGCTGACACCCAGAACAAAACTTGCCCAGGAAGCGTCAGCAGCCTCCCTCAGCAGAAGCAGACTGCACCCCTCCAGCCCAAACTTCGAGTCGGAGGAGGGGGCACCAAAACAGCGGGGAACAACGCCAACAACTCCGACCTGGGTGACAGATTGGTGGCTTCTGTTCGCAGCCTGTCCGAGAGGAGCCTCCGAGGGGGCTCCTCCGCCGCAACCAGAGGCCACATGAAGCCGCTCGGGCTGAAGGAGATTTTGGGCTATCTGAGCAGTCAGGAGCGGCTCTCAGAGGAGAAACTGACCCGAGGCAAAGTCAAAGTGGTCATGGAGAGGGAGGTGGCGAGAGGCCGGCTGCGCAGGACCCGCTGCGGGAACATTACTCTTCCTCTGAGGGGGATGGTGGTGGAGGAGCCGATGCCGAAGAATGCGTCCGCTTGCAGACTTGGAAAGAGCGCACTGCAGGACAAGCACAAGCACTCTGTGAAAAAGGTGGGCTATGCTAACTTAATATTTCCAACACGTCCCGGCTGTACAGGACGCGCTGATGGCTTGCTGATAAATGAATGAtcactgaccacacacacacacacacacacacacacacacacacacacacacacacacacacaaggcgcAGAGCAGGACGCGCTCGACTTCCTTTTGCCAAACCTATCTTTTTCGTTTCCCGGTAAACCTCGTTATTTCATGTTAAAAGTGTGTGAGGGTATTTCCAACATTTTGGAAGGTTAAGTGTTTCTCTCAGTCGGTTAATTGTCAGCGTTTGTCCCCTATAtaagagtctgtgtgtgtgtgtgtgtgtgtgtgtgtgtgtgtgtgtgtgtgtgtgtgtgtgtgtgtgtgtgtgtgtgtgtgtgtgtgtgtgtgtgtgtgtagctcggCTTCCTGCACAAAAGGTGCGGGTTACATACAGGAGCATCTCCGGAGCGGCTTCCCCCgtatcctaaaaaaaaaaaaaaaaaaaaaaaaaatgcgcACACAGGATGAGCGCGCGCATCGTAAAGAGCGTCTCTGCATGTTGCGAGCACGAGCAGGTTGTGGTATCGTTGCCACATCACTGTTTTGGGGTCAATACCGTTTTTTTTGCTCCCAGGAACTTCAGCCTTGCGGAGCAGTGTCTGGGCCTGCCGTGCAGTAGGcggtgtctgtctgtctaaacTTGAGACGTGCTGCTACCAAACAACCG belongs to Scomber scombrus chromosome 2, fScoSco1.1, whole genome shotgun sequence and includes:
- the samd1b gene encoding atherin encodes the protein MSEPNKYREWILETIDSLRSRKARPDLERICRMVRRRHGSDPDRTRTELEKLIQEQTVLKVSYKGSISYRNAAKVQRKSRKKTEFTAAGSSGGGSTTKQDHLNNNGDSAHSFTDQEEDSEPSPDPHTQTSANTTITTDKKLKPASSPSSGNVSLSCGATIGSGCKEEKASASRDKGLGHQGAGGCPSPCHGHRTSAHDGGDAGGTTPSRGDAVQGGKQPGLSGADTQNKTCPGSVSSLPQQKQTAPLQPKLRVGGGGTKTAGNNANNSDLGDRLVASVRSLSERSLRGGSSAATRGHMKPLGLKEILGYLSSQERLSEEKLTRGKVKVVMEREVARGRLRRTRCGNITLPLRGMVVEEPMPKNASACRLGKSALQDKHKHSVKKENEPMETASEEEERGENGEEEEEEKDPRSSDEEGGLSPVAMTTEPGLIEKPTEDAEIQTASKQESPHQLQDCGKVMDSLDRTLCPPDHEASLSQCISAHPQETPVTADQLHLEAQTQNQMLPGTINHTSSGFNSSECKTEVGVSSCLLTPTASPRDSGLSDERGMNGGVSSEGFVKSEVASGSPVDWTVSDVVSYFTAAGFPEQAAAFRTQEIDGKSLLLMQRNDVLTGLSIRLGPALKIYERHVKVLQKTHFEDDDC